One genomic segment of Candidatus Fukatsuia endosymbiont of Tuberolachnus salignus includes these proteins:
- the mlaF gene encoding phospholipid ABC transporter ATP-binding protein MlaF has translation MTPLASNLIEIRSMSFTRGGRKIFADIDMTVPRGKITAIMGPSGTGKTTLLRLIGGQLAPDCGMILFDGDNIPTLSRQRLYHVRKKMSILFQSGALFTDLSVFENVAFPLREHSNLPPELLHSTVMMKLEAVGLRGVAHWMPSELSGGMARRVALARAIALDPELIMFDEPFVGQDPITMGILVKLIDELNHALGATCVVVSHDVPEVLSIADYAYIIADQYVIAEGTPQQLQNNDDRRVRQFLDGTADGVVPFRFASNDYKTELLEPVQYSAKRF, from the coding sequence ATGACCCCATTGGCATCGAATTTAATTGAAATCCGTAGTATGAGTTTTACTCGCGGTGGACGTAAAATATTCGCCGATATCGATATGACAGTGCCTCGTGGCAAAATAACAGCGATCATGGGGCCATCAGGGACAGGTAAAACCACCTTGTTACGTTTGATAGGGGGACAATTAGCCCCTGACTGTGGCATGATTTTGTTTGATGGCGACAATATTCCTACTTTGTCACGACAACGGTTGTATCATGTGCGTAAAAAAATGAGTATATTATTTCAGTCTGGTGCACTATTTACCGATTTGAGTGTTTTTGAGAATGTGGCATTTCCCTTGCGTGAGCATAGTAATCTGCCACCTGAACTGTTGCACAGCACGGTGATGATGAAATTGGAAGCCGTCGGGTTACGTGGTGTTGCTCATTGGATGCCATCCGAACTTTCTGGTGGTATGGCCCGGCGGGTTGCTTTGGCACGGGCAATTGCCCTTGATCCTGAGTTGATCATGTTCGATGAACCTTTCGTTGGTCAAGATCCGATCACCATGGGAATACTGGTTAAACTTATCGATGAACTGAACCATGCATTGGGGGCCACCTGTGTTGTCGTGTCACATGATGTACCTGAGGTGCTTAGTATCGCTGACTATGCTTATATTATTGCTGATCAATACGTGATTGCTGAAGGAACACCACAACAGTTACAAAATAATGATGACCGACGGGTACGCCAGTTCCTCGATGGTACTGCCGACGGGGTAGTGCCTTTTCGTTTTGCCTCTAATGATTATAAAACCGAACTATTAGAACCTGTTCAATATTCAGCAAAACGCTTTTAG
- the mlaD gene encoding outer membrane lipid asymmetry maintenance protein MlaD produces the protein MQTKKSEIGVGLFVLLALVATIFICLKVAGIKSIGSQATYRIYATFDNVGGLGVNSPVKIGGVVVGRVAVISLDDNNYSPRVAMDIEANYNRIPDSSSLAIRTSGLLGEQFLALNVGFEDEEMGTNLLKEGSTIQNTKSALILEDLIGQLLYSRGEKNQVVSSKST, from the coding sequence ATGCAAACGAAGAAAAGTGAAATAGGGGTTGGCCTATTTGTTTTACTTGCCTTGGTTGCCACTATATTTATCTGTCTGAAAGTGGCAGGTATTAAATCGATTGGTAGTCAAGCCACTTACCGGATATACGCGACTTTCGATAATGTGGGTGGTCTAGGTGTCAATTCTCCGGTCAAAATTGGCGGTGTTGTGGTAGGACGAGTAGCCGTTATCTCTTTGGATGACAACAATTACAGTCCCCGTGTCGCTATGGATATCGAAGCAAATTATAACAGGATCCCGGACAGTAGCTCTTTGGCTATCAGAACATCCGGTTTATTGGGAGAGCAGTTCCTGGCACTGAACGTGGGATTCGAAGATGAAGAAATGGGCACGAATCTCTTAAAAGAAGGTAGCACCATCCAAAATACGAAATCTGCATTGATTTTAGAAGATTTAATTGGTCAGCTACTCTACAGCAGAGGCGAAAAAAATCAGGTTGTGTCATCAAAAAGTACGTGA
- the mlaC gene encoding phospholipid-binding protein MlaC, protein MFKRLLVIILLMVAPLANAVDRTNPYHLMEEVAQKTFGRLKDEQPKIKQDPNYLRTIVREELLPFIQIKYAGALVLGPDYKGTTPVQRAAYFTAFSSYLEQAYGQALAMYHSQSYQITPEKPLGDATIVAIRVSIIDPNGRPPVRLDFQWRKNSQTGYWQAFDMAVEGVSMITTKQNEWASVLRQKGVEGLTEQLRISAKQPITLDKK, encoded by the coding sequence ATGTTTAAACGTTTATTAGTGATAATACTGTTGATGGTGGCACCACTGGCGAATGCCGTGGATCGAACTAACCCTTATCATTTGATGGAGGAAGTTGCCCAAAAAACCTTCGGTCGTTTGAAAGATGAGCAGCCAAAAATCAAACAAGATCCTAACTATCTGCGAACTATTGTACGTGAAGAATTATTACCTTTTATACAGATAAAATACGCGGGTGCTTTAGTATTGGGTCCTGACTATAAAGGAACCACTCCAGTACAGCGTGCAGCTTATTTCACTGCTTTTAGTTCATACCTGGAACAGGCATATGGGCAAGCATTAGCCATGTACCACAGTCAGAGTTACCAAATTACACCGGAAAAACCGTTAGGCGATGCGACCATTGTTGCCATCCGTGTCAGCATCATTGATCCGAATGGACGTCCACCTGTGCGTCTGGATTTCCAATGGCGTAAAAACAGTCAAACGGGATATTGGCAAGCTTTTGACATGGCTGTAGAGGGGGTAAGTATGATCACGACTAAGCAGAATGAATGGGCTTCTGTCTTACGTCAAAAGGGGGTAGAGGGTCTAACGGAACAGCTGCGTATCAGCGCGAAACAACCTATCACATTGGATAAAAAGTAA
- a CDS encoding BolA family protein: MDTTEIKNVLTRGLSLQEAHVSAQGSHFEVIVVGDLFATMKTIQRHRAVYTQLNEYIVNGSIHALSIKAYTPEEWKRNRKLHGF; the protein is encoded by the coding sequence ATTGACACCACCGAAATTAAAAACGTACTGACACGAGGACTGTCATTACAAGAAGCTCACGTCAGCGCTCAAGGCAGCCATTTTGAGGTAATTGTTGTCGGTGATCTCTTCGCCACTATGAAGACAATACAAAGACACCGAGCTGTTTATACTCAATTAAATGAATATATCGTCAACGGTAGTATTCATGCGCTATCAATTAAAGCTTATACACCAGAAGAGTGGAAACGTAATCGCAAACTTCACGGTTTTTGA
- the mlaB gene encoding lipid asymmetry maintenance protein MlaB produces MTAQLSWQLRQNILLLQGDLNRETLLPLWQQSGALLVGIHCINVAQLQRVDSSGLALLVHLQQRSHQHGTTLTISGISEQLATLVKLYNLQQIISIY; encoded by the coding sequence ATGACCGCTCAGCTTAGCTGGCAATTACGGCAAAATATCTTACTGTTACAGGGAGATTTAAATCGCGAAACACTGTTACCACTATGGCAACAGAGTGGTGCGCTGCTAGTTGGTATTCACTGTATTAATGTTGCGCAATTACAACGGGTCGATTCTTCAGGTCTGGCACTGTTGGTTCATTTACAACAAAGATCACATCAGCATGGCACGACCTTAACAATTTCTGGCATCAGTGAGCAATTGGCAACACTGGTTAAACTCTACAATTTACAGCAAATAATTTCTATTTATTAG
- the mlaE gene encoding lipid asymmetry maintenance ABC transporter permease subunit MlaE gives MLVKALAYLGRHAIDLCASFGRAGLMLFNALIGKPEPRKQWPLLLKQIHNLGMQSLLIIMVSGLFIGMVLGLQGYLVLTTYSAEASLGMMVALSLLRELGPVVTALLFAGRAGSALTAEIGLMKTTEQISSLEMMAVDPLRRVIAPRFWAGVISMPLLTAIFIAMGITGGAIVAVDWKGIDVGFFWSAMQNTVEWRADLLNSLIKSLVFTIAVTWIALFNGYDAVLTSEGISQATTRTVVHSSLAVLGLDFVLTTLMFGS, from the coding sequence ATGTTAGTAAAAGCGTTAGCATACTTAGGTCGCCATGCAATAGATCTATGCGCGTCATTCGGTCGTGCCGGATTGATGTTGTTTAATGCATTGATAGGCAAACCTGAACCCCGTAAACAGTGGCCATTACTGCTGAAACAAATCCATAATCTGGGAATGCAATCGCTGCTAATTATTATGGTTTCCGGATTATTCATTGGTATGGTGCTAGGTTTACAAGGCTATTTAGTTTTGACGACTTATAGTGCAGAAGCCAGTTTAGGCATGATGGTAGCCTTGTCATTATTGAGAGAGTTGGGGCCGGTAGTCACTGCGCTACTGTTTGCTGGGCGGGCGGGATCAGCACTCACTGCCGAAATCGGCCTGATGAAAACCACCGAACAGATTTCTAGTTTGGAGATGATGGCTGTTGATCCGCTTCGGCGTGTGATCGCCCCTCGCTTTTGGGCGGGCGTGATCAGTATGCCACTATTAACAGCAATTTTTATCGCCATGGGAATAACAGGGGGTGCCATAGTTGCTGTTGATTGGAAAGGTATCGATGTTGGTTTTTTTTGGTCGGCGATGCAAAATACAGTTGAGTGGCGCGCTGATTTGCTAAATAGTCTGATTAAAAGCCTCGTATTCACCATTGCCGTGACCTGGATTGCATTATTTAATGGTTATGATGCGGTTCTTACCTCTGAAGGAATTAGCCAGGCCACGACCCGTACAGTGGTACATTCATCATTAGCGGTATTAGGATTGGATTTTGTGTTAACAACATTGATGTTCGGGAGTTAA